ACCTCCGACGAGGTCATGGATGGCGAAGGCCAGCGACAGAAGTTCGGAATTGTCGCTCCTGGGGGAGATGACATCCTTGATTCCGCGGGCGAGTTTCAATCCGCCCATGATGTTGATTCCCGCAATGACGGCACCGATCTCTGCAGATTGCATCGTCTTTCCGGTTCCTATCACGACGACATCCTCGTTCTTCAGGTTGAAGACCGATTTGATCTCATTCTCAGTGGTCGGATCGACAAGATACTCCGAACCGGGGAACATAAGCTTCCCGTCGGTGAACACCAGGGTGGTTGCACCTGTGGCCCCGGCCTCGATGGCCTTGTCCCTCTCCTCGCATCCGAATGATACCATGTGAGCAGCTCTGGGGATCCTCACAGCTACGTTGTATTCGCCTATGGTGAGGTCCTTGATGGTTATGGGTCCAAGGTCCATGCGTGTCTTCTTCTTCAGATCCATTCCGGAGCTGGTCAGTATGATTCCGCTCTTGTTGATGCTGATGATCCCATGGGTCTGGAGCAGGGCGATGATGGTCCTGGTGCTTCCTTCTCCGATATCCAGCAGCGACGACAGCTTCTTCCTTCCTATAGCTTCCTCGTTGTCGAGGTAGTACAACGTCTTCCAGATGTGATAATCGTTGAATTTCGGAATTGGGCCGCCGACCCTTGAGCTGCTGGAGATCATGATGGATGAATCTTGTATCCAATTTAAAAATGCTTTTACGATGCATCCATCCAACTTCACGCTCGGCTTCTATAGTTTTTAAATTAACGAGCGCGACTATATATGGTCGGAACGAGTAACCAGCGCTATGGCTCAAGAGTCGGTAGAACTTCTGGTTATCGAGAACGTGACCAAGACCTTCGACGGTCGTGTCACTCTCAACAATGTAAGTGCGAAGTTAACTACTGGAAAAATCATGGGATTGATTGGAAAAAGCGCTGCGGGAAAGAGCGTTCTCATCCATATTCTCAGGGGAAACGATGATTACAAGCCCGATTCCGGACGTGTGATCTACAACCTCAACCAGTGTAAAAAATGCGGAAACCTGGACCTCCCATACAAGGGAGCACCCTGCACTAGGTGCGGCGGTGCTACAGACACGAAGTCGATCGACTTCTGGTCCCTCAAGCAGGACGACCCCCTCAGACAGGAGATCAAGGGACGCATCTCGATCATGCTCCAGAGGACATTCGCCCTCTTCGGTGACATGTCCGTCATCGAGAACGTCATGGAGGCTATCCCCGAGGACGTCAAGGGTGATGACAGGATCAAGCGCGCAATCGAGATGCTCGAGCTCGTCGATATGACGCACAGGACAACCCACATCGCAAGGGACCTCTCCGGAGGAGAGAAGCAGCGTGTCGTCATGGCAAGGCAGCTGGCGAAGAAGCCCCTGTTCTTCCTCGCAGACGAGCCCACGGGAACACTGGACCCTACAACAGCCGAGACAGTCCACAAGGGACTCATCGACTACGTCAAGAGCAACGGCATCGCAATGGTGTTCGCATCCCACTGGCCCGAGGCCATCGAGAGGATGGCGGACGAGGCCATTCTGCTGGACGCCGGAAACGTGAAGATGCAGGGCAGCCCCAAGGAGATCTCCGAGGCATTCATGAAGGACTACCACTTCGAGAAGTCCAGCCACACCACTGTGGGAGATTCCCTAATTGTCTGCAACGATGCTAAGAAGCACTACTTCTCTGTTGTCAGAGGAGTCGTCAAGGCCGTCGACGGAATCAACCTGGACATCAAGGAGAAGGAGATCTTCGCCCTGGTCGGTTACTCCGGAGCCGGAAAGACCACCACATCCCGTATGATCGCAGGAATGTCCCCCGCAACCGGCGGAGAGGTCAAGGTCAGGATCGGAGAGGATTGGGTCAACATGTCCGAGGAGGGATACATGGGTAAGGGAAGGGCAACCCCCTACATCGGATTCCTCCACCAGGAGTACACGCTCTACCCGTTCGACACCGTCCTGCAGAACCTGAGCACATGTATCGGAATGAAGATGCCCGCAGAGCTGGCCAAGGTCAAGGCCATCCAGGTTCTCATCAGCGTCGGATTCCCCAAGAGCGACATCGAGAAGATCCTCTACTCGTACCCCGACTCCCTGTCTGTGGGAGAATGTCAGAGGATCGCGTTCGCACAGGTGCTCATCAAGGAGCCCCGTATCATCATTCTGGACGAGCCCACAGGAACCATGGACCCCATCACCAAGACTATCATCGCGAAGTCAGTGATCAGGGCCAGGGATACTTTGGGAGAGACATTCGTGGTTGTCAGCCACGATATGGACTTCGTCCTCAACTGCTGTGACCGCGCTGCGTTTATGAAGAACGGAAAGGTCATGGCCATCGGAGATCCCAAGGAGATCCTCGAATCATTCGAGAAGGAGCCGGTTCCAGAAGGTGAATGATCATGAAGCAGAAGATGGGAAGACATCTCAGCTTCGTAGAGTGCAGGGAGTCGATGGGTCTGGGAGCCGGAGGAGGTCTGGCCGCAAGGGCGACCCTTTCCGAGTCCGGTAAGGATGTAATAGCTATCGCTATGGGCCCCAGCAGGAGGCACATCACCAAGCCCGTGTGCGAGATCACATACGCCCTCCGCGAGGAAGGTATCGACACGAGCGTTATGGTGGTCAACGCAGGATCCGGAGTTCCCGCAGACGCGCCCGACATGACGACGGGAAGCTACTTCGGACTGGACCCCATCGAGGTGGAGAGGATACAGCAGTTCAAGGTAGCCCTGATCCATCTCGGCAACGTCCGCATGCACATCATCTACAAAGCAAGGTTGATCCTCAGGAACGTGGACATCCCCGCAATCATCGTCGCGCAGTGTCCCGTGGACTATGAGGATTTCGCATCCGTAGGGGTGAAGACCAAGATGGTCATGCCCCCGGAGGACAAGATAGACACGAAGGGAACGATCGTCGAGATCGTCAACGGCGTGGTCAGGGGAGTAACATGTTCCCAGGACAAGCTGGACGAGATCGTTTCCAAGGTACAGTCGATGCTACCGGAGCGTGAGCACTGATGAAGGTAATCGTGAACGGCAAGACCAAGGAGCTCAAGAAGGGAGCCACTTTGAAGAGCGCCATCGCCGACGAGCCGTACTACAAGGACACGCTCATAGCAGTTCACCTGTCGGAGGAGAAGCTGGTCCAGGAGACCAGCGACTTCGAGATCGTCACCAACCGCGGTACGGTCGTGATGCACCTGAACGACACCCCAGAGGCCAGGTTGTGGAAGACACTGGTGTCCACATCCATGCAGGGAGTCACGGCCAGGTGGATCACCCACAACATCGCAGCTTTCGGTTCTTTCCCGACCGAGCTGAAGGTGGACAGGTCGGAGCACGGATACAGGATGTACGACTGCTTCCTCTCGTTGGGAGGATTCGACAGCAGCACGACATACATGATGATCGCCAAGGACAACCACAAGGGCACTTACGGTGCCGGAAAGGCGGTCATCGGAAGGATCACGGTCGGAAGGCATCTGCTGGACAAGTTCAGGGAAGGCGACGAGATTATGACCGTCCGCCCCATGATGTCGGAGATCAGCACCGAGAACGTCATAGTCACCAAGGATCTGGGCTACAAGCTGGAGGACGGCTACAAGATCGAGACCATGGTCTCCATAGACCTGGACAAGAAGTCGCCCGCATCCGCAGAGCACATACTGGTGCTCTCATCGAAAGGATACATGAAGGCCACGGACGTGACCGGAAGCTACATCGCATGTTCCGAGGACCTCGACGTCGAGATCCCTCCGGAGGACAGCGGTGTCAGGGACAAGGGATGCGTCGCGGTGAGGTCCGAAGGTGTCGGGCAGGGAAGGCTGTACGTCCTCAAGGACCGCAGGCAGCAGTCCGTATCTCACAACATCGCTGGACAGGTCACCAACGGACTCGCAATCATCGAGTATGCGAAGAAGGACGACATCTTCACCATCGCCACCAACCCGCCCAGGACACTGGCAGTGGGAATGACGATGAAGGAAGGAGAGGAGTTCCTCAAGGCGGCTGGAATCAAGGTCACCAGGACCGGGGACACATCAGACGATGCCATCGTCGTGGAGCAGACGCCCGAGAGGACCGTCACCGCCCTGGCAGATGCCAAGGCCGAGATCATGGGAGTTCCCAAGGACCGCGTGTTCAAGATCAAGCTGGAGCAGCAGGAGGATCCAAGGAGCGTCCACTACTTCAGGAAGATCACCGGACTCAGTCACAAGCCGATCGGCTCCATGAAGGTCCAGTTCACCTTCGAGGGCCTGCCGATGGTCACCTTCTACGGAGACGAGATGAAAGGAAAGGACATCGTCCCCCACGATAAGCAGTTCAAGAAGTGCAAGCGCGGTGACATCGGTATCACCAACCAGGCCAGGCCCTACCACGGTCTGATGGGAATCAGGCTGGAGGACAGCAAGGAGCACGGTCCGACCGGCGAGGAGCCGTACGGAACAAACATCATAGGAAGATTCGAAGACGACCTCGACAGGCTCATGAAGGACCTGAACGACGATGACGTCGTCTACATTAGGGAGATGGATTTATGAGTGAAGAGAGGGAGACCAGGCTTTTCATGATATCCCCCAGGTCCATGCTCACCCCGGACCAGCTGGTCCGCATGGTGCATTCCTTCGGGGACAAGGCCCTGGTAAAGGAGACTTGCTACGGCTGCCTCGTGGAGGCACCCAGGAAAGAGGTCCTTGAGATCCTCGCCAAGGTGAGGGAGACATACCCCAACGAGGTGTTCTCGAAGATAAGGGCCTACAGATGCAGCGACCCGAGGAGATGCCGCGCACAGCACGGAACAAGGCCCGGGTACGCCCAGCTTGAGGAGGAATGGGCCCTCCTGTCCAAGATCCAATACGGACTGGAGCAGGTAGAGAAAGGGGCCAAATACAGTCCTGAGAAGGATAGGAAACGTCTTGACGTAAACGCTTTCAAGAAGATATGCGAGGTGCAGTGATGAAGATCTTCATAGATCCCCCAAACAGCCTGGTCCTCTTCGACCTTGTCGAGAGATTCGGGCACGAGCCGCTCAGCACGATGGCGGCCATCCAGGAGAGAGTGGACAATCTGGAGGTTGACATGCCGCCGATGAACGTCACACTCGATGATGTGGTCAAAGGACTGAAGTACGCCGGTATCGAGGTCCCCTCCGGAGTGAGGGGCAGGCTGGCCCTCTGGGGCCCCCTCATCGAGCAGGCAGACGCAGCCATAGTGATGGAGGACTGCCCTTACAGCTTCGGATGCGTAGGCTGCGAGCGTTCTAACCTCATGATCAAGTATCTGGTCCACAGGAAGGGAATCCCGGTCCTGAACGTCAAGTACCCCGAGACTGACGAGGATGCGGTCAACTTCGTGGCCCAGGCCAAGGAATGGATGGAGGGATTGAAATGACAATCAAGATCGCGCAGCTGTCCTGCGGTACGGAGTACAGCAGTGTCCAGTATGAGATAGAGAAGGCAGCAAGGTCCGTCGGTGCATCGATAGTTTATCCCGACGTATCCTCGGCGGATATCGACAAGGCCGTCCAGGACTTCGGATTCAAGCCCCGTTCCCCACAGCTCAAGCTGATGATCGCAAGGGCCGCCGAACTCGCATCCGGAAGGTACGAGGCGGACGCTGTGTTCATCACCACATGCTTCAGGTGCGCAGAGGCCGCACTGGTCAGGAACGAGCTCAGGAGGTACATCCAGGAGCACACCAACCTGCCCGTCGTCACCTACTCCTTCACGGAGAGGCTCAAGGCATCTCAGCTCCTGACAAGGATGGAGGCATTGGTCACCATCGTCACCAGGAAGGAGCTCCTCGCAAGGGAGAGGCAGACCGGTCTCACGGTCGGACTGGACTCCGGTTCGTCCACCACCAAGGCCGTCGTCATGGAGAACAACAAGATCATCGGTAAGGACTGGACACCTTCGGGCGCGGTCGTCATCGAATCAGCCACCCAGGTGCTCAACAACGCACTGGAGCAGGCCGGTGTCACCCTTGACCAGATAGAGGCCATCGGAACGACAGGTTACGGACGTTTCACCCTCGGAGAGCACTTCAAGGCGAAGCTGGTCCAGGAGGAGCTGACGGTCAACTCCAAGGGAGCCGTCTGGCTCGCCAACAGGCAGAAGGGAGAGGCCACCATCATCGATATCGGTGGAATGGACAACAAGGCCATCACCGTCAGGGACGGAATCCCCGACAACTTCACCATGGGAGGAATCTGTGCCGGAGCATCCGGAAGGTTCCTTCAGATGACATCGAACAGGCTCAAGATCGACATCACCGAGCTCGGAAGACTCGCTGACAAGGGAGACTGGAGGAACGCCAAGATGAACTCGTACTGTTCCGTCTTCGGAATCCAGGACCTGGTCACCACCCTCGGAGAGGGAAAGAAGTTCGAGGATGTGGCCTGCGCAGCATGCCACTCCGTCGCCGAGCAGGTCTACGAGCAGCAGCTCCAGGAGATCGACGTAAGGCATCCGATCATCCAGGTCGGAGGTACCTCGCTGATCTCCGGACTCGTGACGCAGATCGGAGAGGTTCTCGGAGAGCAGCCCATAGTCCCGCCGGACTCCCAGTACATTGGAGCGGTCGGCGGAGCACTGCTGAGTTCAGGATTCCTGTGAGGGATTGTATGGACATAGAGGTAGTAGGAGACGACAAGTTCGGGGACGAGGCTTACAGGAAGCTGTTCGAGGACACCATGAGCGACCTGAACAAGGCCGTTCTGATCGACAAGGCCAAGCTCATTCTGAAGCCGTCCACGCCCCTGTTCATCTTCTCCATAGTGCTGAAGGCAGATCCGGGCAACAAGACCGTGGTGGACGTTGCCAACGTCAGGGAGGAATCCAACATGACGTACATCACCATCACGCAGGAGCGCTACGCCCCCGACATCCTCAAGGCCCTCTGGACGAAATACGGGAGGAACAAGGTCGTCCAGCAGACCCGTTTCGACATCGAGGTGTCCGGAGCCAAGATCTCCGAGATGCAGGAGATGGTCATCGCATCCGGCGAGCAGGACCTGAGGGAGATCATGGGCGCCATATGGAGGTCTATGCCCGAAGGGATCAAGAACCGCCGCACTCTGATCGACGGCGGAGTCATCACCGTGGTCGCCACAGAGGAGCTCATGCAGCCCGAGTTCATGGACGAAGGGAAGAAGGTGCACGCATCCATGGGAGGTGCGGCCTGATGTTCGAGGTCATGATGTACGACGGAGGAATCTACCGTTCCGACGAGCTATTCGAGATGATCGAGGACGTCGGAGGAGTGGTCCTCCAGAAGAACAGGAGCTCTCAGATGCTGACAGTCATCATGTCTGTCCCGTCCGAGGACAGGGAGGAGATCTCGAAGCTCTGCACGGAGATTGGAGGAACCGTGAAGGAGGTGCCTCTGGCAGGTACGGAGATCGCGGTCGTCGGACCCACCCTGGGAAGGCATCACATGCCCCATCCGATCTGCGATGTGGCGGAGATACTCAGGAGGGCCGGAGCGGTCACAGTGGTCATGGGACTCGCCAGGGGAAGGGGTAAGAACACCTCTCAGATCTCCGCGGTGGAGAAAGGGATCATCGACGAGTACGATGCATGCGTCGTATGCCTCGGAAACTTCAAACCCTGCGTCGAGAAGAAGACCGATCTGATCAAGGACCTGCACATCCCCGTCGTGCTCGTCTCCGGACCGAAGCCCGAGGGTGTCGAGGACACCTACGACGCACTCGTTACGGGAGTCGGAAGGAAGGCGGCCAGGATGAAGTCCCCAGAGGAGAGGGACAAGCTGGACGAGATCTGCGATGCAGTCGAGAACGTTCTGAAGGACAAGAAGGTCTCCATAGAGGAGGACCCGCTGTTCGTCCACCCCGCAGAGGTCAAGCAGATCCTGCAGGAGTACGAACCCATCGACATGTGCCTAAGGCCCGCCCCGATGGTCCTCCATCTTGACGGACTGAGGATCAAGATCCCCTATGCCGAGCACAAGGAGTACCTGGAGAACGTCACCGTCTACGGCCGCAAGCTGGGAGAGGTGGCCTTCATCGAGCCTTCGAGGATCGACGACAGCAGTGTCATCATCCGCATCAAGACCCGTTCACAGGTCGAGTTCGAGGACTCACTGAAACAATGATCCGCAAGGGCACGTACGTGCTCGCAATAAGTCTGGGGGCCGACAAGGAGATCCAAGTCGGCGCCCTGGGCACCTTATTCTTCAAAAAGGGGCTGTACTGCTATGTGGGCAGCGCCATGAACGGCCTAGACCAGAGGGTCAGCAGGCATCTTTCCAAGGAGAAGAAGCTGAAGTGGCATGCAGATTACATTACCACTGCAGCCGATTCTATCGAAGCCTATATCTCGTATCCGGATTTCATCCCCGAATGCGATCTCGCAGCCATCGCAGTCGAGGAAGGGATGGAACCGTTCTGCAAAGGATTCGGTTGCTCTGACTGCAGATGCTATACACATCTGTTCAAGACGAACACCAAAGTACTGAAGGGATTCATACAACGCTGTGGCATGTTCCCATTCGTATCGATGGCAGAGCTTCCCAGCAAGTAATCTCATATATTCTCATTTTCCAATGAGATTCCCTGCTATTCCTTTATATTATAGGAAACAAGTGGCAACTCTATAAGCCAACGCTATTGAGTGGAGGATAAGAAATGAAATCATTGAACTATCAGAACAAACCCCTGTCTCCCGAGGTCCTCGACCGCATCGGAAGCGCCATCGGAGAGGGAAAGATCTCCAAGAGCGGAGAGCACGTCATCATCACACCTGCAACACAGGCAGACGTCGCCGCAGCCGTCAAGGCAGTCATGGAGGCCAACGGAGCAATCACGACAAAGGTCGCCAAGCACTGCGAGGAAGACGAGGTCGTTCTCGACTTCAGCAAGATGAACGCCATCGAGTGCATCGACACAGTCAACATGACCGTCAAGGTCCAGGTCGGATGCAAGATCTGCGATCTCGCAAGGGCAGTCAAGGAGAAGGGATTCACCCTCGGAGTACGCCCCGCTGGAGCCAACATGACCGTCGAGGACTGGGTTTACTCAGAGGCCCCCGGAGTCGGATCCTACAAGTACGGAACCATCAAGGACACCGTCTACAACGTCTACGCCGTCGACTACACCGGCGGAGCGATCGAGACTGGTTACGACATCATCGGATACTACATGTCCGGATACAACCTCACCCAGACATACGTCGCATCCTCCGGAAGGATCGGAATCATCACAGCGGTCACACTGAAGCTGTTCCCAGCAGGAGTCACCAAATCAGTCGCTTACGAGCTCGGCGGTTCAAAGGACATCCAGAAGGTCCTGGAGAAGATCGCACAGGAGCCCTCAGTCAAGCCCCTGCACATCTCATTCAACGGCAACAAGCTCGTCCTCGCATACCAGGGAGACGAAGAGTTCGTCGACCTCGATCTCGCTAAAACAGATGAGATCGTCGAGGGTGCAGCAAAGCTCGAAGAGGACCTCTGGAAGGGAATCGAGGGAGCGGCATGCATGTGCCCCAGCTCGCCCACATTCTACATCCCCGTCAAGAACTTCGCCAAGTTCGTCGACGCAGCGGTCGACGCAGGCTACAAGGTAGCAGGAAACGTCCCTGACTGCACGACTGTTGCCGTCAAGCTCAGGCACAACGAGGACGCCAAGATCGACAAGATGGTCACAAAGGCGGAGAAGCTCGGCGGAAGGTACGCAGGCAAGTGCAGCAGCAAGTACCGCTCCGACGCAACCAACGCATTCGTCAAGAAGATCACAGACGGATTCCTCGGCTACAAGCCCAAGGAGCCCAACTTCATGAGGAAGGTCACTCCCGAGATCATCGAGGAGCTGAAGGCCGCCGTAGGCGCCAAGAACGTAAACACCAATGGAATGGACAGGGTCATCTACTGCCACGACCTCGCACCCCTCCCCAAGGAGGCAGGCCTCGCATTCAACTGCATCCCTGACGTCATTGTCAGGCCCGAGAACGTCTGTCAGATCTCCGAGGTCGTCAAGATCGCGTACAAGCACGGAATCCCCGTCACCCCCAGGGGTAACGCGACATGGGGTCTCGGAGGATGCATGCCCACCAACGCCGGTATCATCATCGACATGACCTCCAAGATGAACAAGGTCCTGGAGATCAACACCGAGGAGAGGTACGTCAAGGTCCAGGCAGGATGCACATGGAAGAAGCTCCTCGAGGCATGCATGAAGAAGGGATACATCATCGGATCCTACCCCTCCAGTTTCCCTGCGGGAACCATCGGAGCATGGATCTCCACCAACGGTATGGGAATCGGTTCCTACAAGTACGGATCCGCAAAGGACAACATCCTGAACTCCTGCGTCGTCGTCGACGACGGTTCAGTCGTCCAGACCGGATTCGACGGAATGGGATCCTACGGAATGAGCTACAACCTCAACCAGTTCTTCTCCGGAG
The nucleotide sequence above comes from Methanomassiliicoccales archaeon LGM-RCC1. Encoded proteins:
- the mcrC gene encoding methyl-coenzyme M reductase I operon protein C, giving the protein MKQKMGRHLSFVECRESMGLGAGGGLAARATLSESGKDVIAIAMGPSRRHITKPVCEITYALREEGIDTSVMVVNAGSGVPADAPDMTTGSYFGLDPIEVERIQQFKVALIHLGNVRMHIIYKARLILRNVDIPAIIVAQCPVDYEDFASVGVKTKMVMPPEDKIDTKGTIVEIVNGVVRGVTCSQDKLDEIVSKVQSMLPEREH
- a CDS encoding methanogenesis marker 15 protein, whose translation is MTIKIAQLSCGTEYSSVQYEIEKAARSVGASIVYPDVSSADIDKAVQDFGFKPRSPQLKLMIARAAELASGRYEADAVFITTCFRCAEAALVRNELRRYIQEHTNLPVVTYSFTERLKASQLLTRMEALVTIVTRKELLARERQTGLTVGLDSGSSTTKAVVMENNKIIGKDWTPSGAVVIESATQVLNNALEQAGVTLDQIEAIGTTGYGRFTLGEHFKAKLVQEELTVNSKGAVWLANRQKGEATIIDIGGMDNKAITVRDGIPDNFTMGGICAGASGRFLQMTSNRLKIDITELGRLADKGDWRNAKMNSYCSVFGIQDLVTTLGEGKKFEDVACAACHSVAEQVYEQQLQEIDVRHPIIQVGGTSLISGLVTQIGEVLGEQPIVPPDSQYIGAVGGALLSSGFL
- a CDS encoding methanogenesis marker 17 protein, giving the protein MDIEVVGDDKFGDEAYRKLFEDTMSDLNKAVLIDKAKLILKPSTPLFIFSIVLKADPGNKTVVDVANVREESNMTYITITQERYAPDILKALWTKYGRNKVVQQTRFDIEVSGAKISEMQEMVIASGEQDLREIMGAIWRSMPEGIKNRRTLIDGGVITVVATEELMQPEFMDEGKKVHASMGGAA
- a CDS encoding methanogenesis marker protein 6; protein product: MSEERETRLFMISPRSMLTPDQLVRMVHSFGDKALVKETCYGCLVEAPRKEVLEILAKVRETYPNEVFSKIRAYRCSDPRRCRAQHGTRPGYAQLEEEWALLSKIQYGLEQVEKGAKYSPEKDRKRLDVNAFKKICEVQ
- a CDS encoding GIY-YIG nuclease family protein; the encoded protein is MIRKGTYVLAISLGADKEIQVGALGTLFFKKGLYCYVGSAMNGLDQRVSRHLSKEKKLKWHADYITTAADSIEAYISYPDFIPECDLAAIAVEEGMEPFCKGFGCSDCRCYTHLFKTNTKVLKGFIQRCGMFPFVSMAELPSK
- the atwA gene encoding methyl coenzyme M reductase system, component A2, which codes for MAQESVELLVIENVTKTFDGRVTLNNVSAKLTTGKIMGLIGKSAAGKSVLIHILRGNDDYKPDSGRVIYNLNQCKKCGNLDLPYKGAPCTRCGGATDTKSIDFWSLKQDDPLRQEIKGRISIMLQRTFALFGDMSVIENVMEAIPEDVKGDDRIKRAIEMLELVDMTHRTTHIARDLSGGEKQRVVMARQLAKKPLFFLADEPTGTLDPTTAETVHKGLIDYVKSNGIAMVFASHWPEAIERMADEAILLDAGNVKMQGSPKEISEAFMKDYHFEKSSHTTVGDSLIVCNDAKKHYFSVVRGVVKAVDGINLDIKEKEIFALVGYSGAGKTTTSRMIAGMSPATGGEVKVRIGEDWVNMSEEGYMGKGRATPYIGFLHQEYTLYPFDTVLQNLSTCIGMKMPAELAKVKAIQVLISVGFPKSDIEKILYSYPDSLSVGECQRIAFAQVLIKEPRIIILDEPTGTMDPITKTIIAKSVIRARDTLGETFVVVSHDMDFVLNCCDRAAFMKNGKVMAIGDPKEILESFEKEPVPEGE
- a CDS encoding methanogenesis marker 3 protein, translating into MKVIVNGKTKELKKGATLKSAIADEPYYKDTLIAVHLSEEKLVQETSDFEIVTNRGTVVMHLNDTPEARLWKTLVSTSMQGVTARWITHNIAAFGSFPTELKVDRSEHGYRMYDCFLSLGGFDSSTTYMMIAKDNHKGTYGAGKAVIGRITVGRHLLDKFREGDEIMTVRPMMSEISTENVIVTKDLGYKLEDGYKIETMVSIDLDKKSPASAEHILVLSSKGYMKATDVTGSYIACSEDLDVEIPPEDSGVRDKGCVAVRSEGVGQGRLYVLKDRRQQSVSHNIAGQVTNGLAIIEYAKKDDIFTIATNPPRTLAVGMTMKEGEEFLKAAGIKVTRTGDTSDDAIVVEQTPERTVTALADAKAEIMGVPKDRVFKIKLEQQEDPRSVHYFRKITGLSHKPIGSMKVQFTFEGLPMVTFYGDEMKGKDIVPHDKQFKKCKRGDIGITNQARPYHGLMGIRLEDSKEHGPTGEEPYGTNIIGRFEDDLDRLMKDLNDDDVVYIREMDL
- a CDS encoding methanogenesis marker 5 protein, producing MKIFIDPPNSLVLFDLVERFGHEPLSTMAAIQERVDNLEVDMPPMNVTLDDVVKGLKYAGIEVPSGVRGRLALWGPLIEQADAAIVMEDCPYSFGCVGCERSNLMIKYLVHRKGIPVLNVKYPETDEDAVNFVAQAKEWMEGLK
- a CDS encoding DUF2111 domain-containing protein, with product MISSSSRVGGPIPKFNDYHIWKTLYYLDNEEAIGRKKLSSLLDIGEGSTRTIIALLQTHGIISINKSGIILTSSGMDLKKKTRMDLGPITIKDLTIGEYNVAVRIPRAAHMVSFGCEERDKAIEAGATGATTLVFTDGKLMFPGSEYLVDPTTENEIKSVFNLKNEDVVVIGTGKTMQSAEIGAVIAGINIMGGLKLARGIKDVISPRSDNSELLSLAFAIHDLVGGLPVCAKNRDNLGVRIENGAVIDNAYTGEVLEEVIRSGTTIRRVATSGPYKGIRVIVTPIELDNRTIAVIGVVDIRSMAGVDNLIRLNEDE
- a CDS encoding FAD-binding oxidoreductase, coding for MKSLNYQNKPLSPEVLDRIGSAIGEGKISKSGEHVIITPATQADVAAAVKAVMEANGAITTKVAKHCEEDEVVLDFSKMNAIECIDTVNMTVKVQVGCKICDLARAVKEKGFTLGVRPAGANMTVEDWVYSEAPGVGSYKYGTIKDTVYNVYAVDYTGGAIETGYDIIGYYMSGYNLTQTYVASSGRIGIITAVTLKLFPAGVTKSVAYELGGSKDIQKVLEKIAQEPSVKPLHISFNGNKLVLAYQGDEEFVDLDLAKTDEIVEGAAKLEEDLWKGIEGAACMCPSSPTFYIPVKNFAKFVDAAVDAGYKVAGNVPDCTTVAVKLRHNEDAKIDKMVTKAEKLGGRYAGKCSSKYRSDATNAFVKKITDGFLGYKPKEPNFMRKVTPEIIEELKAAVGAKNVNTNGMDRVIYCHDLAPLPKEAGLAFNCIPDVIVRPENVCQISEVVKIAYKHGIPVTPRGNATWGLGGCMPTNAGIIIDMTSKMNKVLEINTEERYVKVQAGCTWKKLLEACMKKGYIIGSYPSSFPAGTIGAWISTNGMGIGSYKYGSAKDNILNSCVVVDDGSVVQTGFDGMGSYGMSYNLNQFFSGAEGTLGVLGTVTFRIYPMGEIRCTGYEYDALAIADPQLQKIVKNPSVIPLHIAWSDYKHFENQRLAGIHAPNVSNVLLVTFQGDADHNDLGEQFADFTAEEFGGRKIAGEVAEHEWDERCYEFRARKVGVGEIPAEVIVPTHNWGEYVDICYQGFDAMNMEPGGVIGVMVDRSTTLFMPYYFKDDELLTGMLPFGFNFYMGDKAAEFGGRSTGLGVFFAWQLDVIHNAPTVKKMRELKTVLDHHDVINPGHVVCGMTRFGINLGKPIMSLGSIMLQTVKKMFPKDKTFQNNLKRFRYNDMEHLKVLDRHHKLGDGSQ
- a CDS encoding methanogenesis marker 7 protein; this translates as MFEVMMYDGGIYRSDELFEMIEDVGGVVLQKNRSSQMLTVIMSVPSEDREEISKLCTEIGGTVKEVPLAGTEIAVVGPTLGRHHMPHPICDVAEILRRAGAVTVVMGLARGRGKNTSQISAVEKGIIDEYDACVVCLGNFKPCVEKKTDLIKDLHIPVVLVSGPKPEGVEDTYDALVTGVGRKAARMKSPEERDKLDEICDAVENVLKDKKVSIEEDPLFVHPAEVKQILQEYEPIDMCLRPAPMVLHLDGLRIKIPYAEHKEYLENVTVYGRKLGEVAFIEPSRIDDSSVIIRIKTRSQVEFEDSLKQ